Proteins encoded by one window of Arachis hypogaea cultivar Tifrunner chromosome 1, arahy.Tifrunner.gnm2.J5K5, whole genome shotgun sequence:
- the LOC112730572 gene encoding uncharacterized protein yields MDFTKAGVARKLKLEELEYLRMDAYENARIYKENTKVFHDHHIRRKDFQEGDEVLLYNSRLRFLLGKLRSRWEGAFKVKEIKPYGVVELFDPQSDITFKVNGHRVKKYHGYKSPKEVEVLLLEDAPKGEEA; encoded by the coding sequence ATGGATTTCACAAAGGCGGGTGTGGCAAGGAAATTAAAACTAGAGGAGCTCGAGTACTTGAGGATGGATGCATATGAAAATGCCCGGATATACAAGGAGAATACTAAAGTCTTTCACGATCACCACATCCGAAGgaaggattttcaagaaggtgatgaggttctcctctacaactcgaggctGCGATTTTTGCTtggcaagctccgttctagatgggaaggagcCTTCAAGGTGAaagagataaagccctatggagtggtaGAATTGTTTGACCCTCAAAGTGACATAACTTTcaaagtgaatggacatagagtgaaaaagtaccatggctacaagtCACCAAAAGAAGTGGAAGTGCTCCTACTTGAGGATGCACCAAAAGGAGAGGAAGCTTAA